From the Homo sapiens chromosome 1, GRCh38.p14 Primary Assembly genome, one window contains:
- the PRELP gene encoding prolargin precursor, with the protein MRSPLCWLLPLLILASVAQGQPTRRPRPGTGPGRRPRPRPRPTPSFPQPDEPAEPTDLPPPLPPGPPSIFPDCPRECYCPPDFPSALYCDSRNLRKVPVIPPRIHYLYLQNNFITELPVESFQNATGLRWINLDNNRIRKIDQRVLEKLPGLVFLYMEKNQLEEVPSALPRNLEQLRLSQNHISRIPPGVFSKLENLLLLDLQHNRLSDGVFKPDTFHGLKNLMQLNLAHNILRKMPPRVPTAIHQLYLDSNKIETIPNGYFKSFPNLAFIRLNYNKLTDRGLPKNSFNISNLLVLHLSHNRISSVPAINNRLEHLYLNNNSIEKINGTQICPNDLVAFHDFSSDLENVPHLRYLRLDGNYLKPPIPLDLMMCFRLLQSVVI; encoded by the exons ATGAGGTCACCCCTCTGCTGGCTCCTCCCACTTCTCATCTTGGCCTCAGTGGCCCAAGGCCAGCCAACAAGACGACCAAGACCCGGGACTGGGCCCGGGCGCagacccaggcccaggcccaggcccacaCCCAGCTTTCCTCAGCCTGATGAACCAGCAGAGCCAACAGacctgcctcctcccctccctccaggcCCTCCATCTATCTTCCCTGACTGTCCCCGCGAATGCTACTGCCCCCCTGATTTCCCATCTGCCCTCTACTGTGATAGCCGCAACCTGCGAAAGGTCCCTGTCATCCCGCCCCGCATCCATTACCTCTATCTCCAGAACAACTTCATCACTGAGCTCCCGGTGGAGTCCTTCCAGAATGCCACAGGCCTGCGATGGATTAACCTGGACAACAACCGAATCCGCAAGATAGACCAGAGGGTGCTGGAGAAACTGCCCGGCCTGGTGTTCCTCTACATGGAGAAGAACCAGTTGGAAGAGGTCCCCTCGGCCCTGCCCCGGAACCTGGAGCAGCTGAGGCTGAGCCAGAACCACATCTCCAGAATCCCGCCTGGTGTCTTCAGCAAGCTGGAGAACCTGCTGCTCCTGGATCTCCAGCACAACAGGCTGAGCGACGGCGTCTTCAAGCCCGACACCTTCCATGGCCTCAAGAACCTCATGCAGCTCAACCTGGCCCACAACATCCTGAGAAAGATGCCGCCCAGGGTCCCCACCGCCATTCACCAGCTCTACCTGGACAGTAacaagattgagaccatccctaACGGATACTTCAAGAGCTTTCCCAATCTTGCCTTCATTCGGCTTAACTACAACAAGCTGACAGACAGGGGACTCCCCAAGAACTCCTTTAATATCTCCAACCTGCTTGTGCTCCACCTGTCCCACAACAGGATCAGCAGTGTGCCCGCCATCAACAACAGGCTGGAACACCTGTACCTCAACAACAATAGCATCGAGA AAATCAACGGAACCCAGATTTGCCCCAACGACCTAGTGGCGTTCCATGACTTCTCCTCGGACCTGGAGAACGTGCCACACCTGCGCTACCTGCGGCTGGATGGAAACTACTTGAAGCCGCCCATCCCGCTGGACCTCATGATGTGCTTCCGCCTCCTGCAGTCCGTGGTCATCTAG
- the OPTC gene encoding opticin precursor, with protein MRLLAFLSLLALVLQETGTASLPRKERKRREEQMPREGDSFEVLPLRNDVLNPDNYGEVIDLSNYEELTDYGDQLPEVKVTSLAPATSISPAKSTTAPGTPSSNPTMTRPTTAGLLLSSQPNHGLPTCLVCVCLGSSVYCDDIDLEDIPPLPRRTAYLYARFNRISRIRAEDFKGLTKLKRIDLSNNLISSIDNDAFRLLHALQDLILPENQLEALPVLPSGIEFLDVRLNRLQSSGIQPAAFRAMEKLQFLYLSDNLLDSIPGPLPLSLRSVHLQNNLIETMQRDVFCDPEEHKHTRRQLEDIRLDGNPINLSLFPSAYFCLPRLPIGRFT; from the exons ATGAGGCTCCTGGCTTTCCTGAGTCTGCTGGCCTTGGTGCTGCAGGAGACAGGGACAGCTTCTCTcccaaggaaggagaggaagaggagagaggagcagATGCCCAGGGAAGGCGATTCCTTTGAAGTTCTGCCTCTGCGGAATGATGTCCTGAACCCAGACAACTATGGTGAAGTCATTGACCTGAGCAACTATGAGGAGCTCACAGATTATGGGGACCAACTCCCCGAG GTTAAGGTGACTAGCCTCGCTCCTGCAACCAGCATCAGTCCCGCCAAGAGCACTACGGCTCCAGGGACACCCTCGTCAAACCCCACGATGACCAGACCTACTACAGCAGGGCTGCTACTGAGTTCCCAGCCCAACCATG GTCTGCCCACCTGCCTGGTCTGCGTGTGCCTCGGTTCCTCTGTGTATTGCGATGACATTGACCTAGAGGACATTCCTCCTCTTCCTCGGAGGACTGCCTACCTGTATGCACGCTTCAACCGCATCAGCCGTATCAGGGCCGAAGACTTCAAAGGGCTGA CAAAGTTGAAGAGGATTGACCTCTCCAACAACCTCATTTCCTCCATCGATAATGATGCCTTCCGCCTGCTACATGCCCTCCAGGACCTCATCCTCCCAGAGAACCAGTTGGAAGCTCTGCCCGTGCTGCCCAGTGGCATTGAGTTCCTGGATGTCCGCCTAAATCGGCTCCAGAGCTCGGGGATACAGCCTGCAGCCTTCAGG GCAATGGAGAAGCTGCAGTTCCTTTACCTGTCAGACAACCTGCTGGATTCTATCCCGGGGCCTTTGCCCCTGAGCCTGCGCTCTGTACACCTGCAG AATAACCTGATAGAGACCATGCAGAGAGACGTCTTCTGTGACCCCGAGGAGCACAAACACACCCGCAGGCAGCTGGAAGACATCCGCCTGGATGGCAACCCCATCAACCTCAGCCTCTTCCCCAGCGCCTacttctgcctgcctcggctcccCATCGGCCGCTTCACGTAG